The genomic region TTCGCACCGTTCTCTCCGCTCCTCCGGGAAGCACGGTTATCGTCAACTTCCCGACGGGGAGCGGGAAGAGCTTGTGTTTCCTTCTGCCGTCCCTGATGCCCCTTCCCGACGAAAGCGGGCTGAGGGGCGTAACTCCGATCGTTGTACCGACCGTAGCGCTCGCACTAGACCTCGAGAAGCGGGTCCGCTCCCGCGTCGAACACGCAACCGCCTACCGGCCCGGTTCTCCGGAAGCCGACAACATTGCCGCGCGCATTCGAGCAGGTATCCAAGGGCCCGTGTTCGTAGCACCGGAGTCCCTCACGGGCGCACTGCAGCTGCCTTTCATGGATGCCGCGCGGTCGGGTTTTCTCAAGTACTTCGTGGTCGATGAAGCCCACATGATCACTGCCTGGGGGGACGATTTCCGTCCGGCGTTCCAGCACATCGCCGCGCTCCGAAACGAACTACTCCGCGCTAGTAAGATCCCTTTCATTACTCTCCTGATGTCGGCCACCCTCACCGGCTACAGCCTTCGTGCGCTCTTCGACCTGTTCCGCCACCCGGGACCGGTCAAACAAGTTCACGCGGTGCGGCTACGACCGGAGCCCGCTTATTGGCTTCGCAAGGCCCGCAACGAGGATGAGCGTCGAGGCTTCGTTTGCGAAGCCGTTCACCATCTGCCTCGGCCTCTCATTCTCTACGTGACGCGGAGAGCCCATGCCGTCGCTTGGCGAGACCGGCTGGTCGAACTCGGATACCGTCGGGTCGGCATGATGCACGGTGACACTGACGACGATACCCGCGCTCGCCTGCTTCGAGACTGGGACTCAGACGCGCTCGACATCATGGTCGCCACCTCGGCCTTCGGCCTTGGCGTCGACAAGCCAGACGTTCGCTCGGTCATTCACGCGACATGCCCGGAGGACATCGATCGCTTCTATCAAGACGTCGGGCGGACCGGACGGGACGGACATTCATCGATTTCGCTGATGGTCTGGACCGATGCAGACGTGAAGACAGCTCGCAGTCTCGCGATTCCGACGTTCATCGGCATCGAACGAGGACGAGAACGGTGGGACGCCATGTTCGCGTCCAAGGAGCGCTCCGCTCTCGACGGGTTCCATTTCGATGTCCCTCTTGATGTCTCGCCTGACATCGACATGGAGAACGACGAGAACGAACGCTGGAACCTGAGAACGCTTCTGCTGATGAGTCGGGCGGGAATGATCGACGTCCACGGGACGAGAATCACCCAGAGCCGCCGCTGGGTCACCGTTGGGATCGAGGCCGAAGGCCTTCTGGAACCCAAACAGTGGGAAACAAAGGTCGAACCGCTCCGCACAGACCTGCTGGAGTCGAATCGCAAGGCCTGGGATGGCCTTCAGGAACTACTCGAAGCGAAGACA from Anaeromyxobacter paludicola harbors:
- the dpdF gene encoding protein DpdF yields the protein MNDSSSLLDWLDRAWRDAGGAIESEPSQQGPAPHRRLIAARVQHRRGDSPLNGRDLASLVRAVALWEQSRNGPGYGTRVPIDVVESIDPAFLNDAALTVLRREGAYAWVGAREWRPPWLISGDGVGPEAGLYDGQARRNDPREPPDPPLLTFGWGSYHSRAQRSSVRTVLSAPPGSTVIVNFPTGSGKSLCFLLPSLMPLPDESGLRGVTPIVVPTVALALDLEKRVRSRVEHATAYRPGSPEADNIAARIRAGIQGPVFVAPESLTGALQLPFMDAARSGFLKYFVVDEAHMITAWGDDFRPAFQHIAALRNELLRASKIPFITLLMSATLTGYSLRALFDLFRHPGPVKQVHAVRLRPEPAYWLRKARNEDERRGFVCEAVHHLPRPLILYVTRRAHAVAWRDRLVELGYRRVGMMHGDTDDDTRARLLRDWDSDALDIMVATSAFGLGVDKPDVRSVIHATCPEDIDRFYQDVGRTGRDGHSSISLMVWTDADVKTARSLAIPTFIGIERGRERWDAMFASKERSALDGFHFDVPLDVSPDIDMENDENERWNLRTLLLMSRAGMIDVHGTRITQSRRWVTVGIEAEGLLEPKQWETKVEPLRTDLLESNRKAWDGLQELLEAKTCFAKSFKQAYSVDAYDVNVVEACGGCPQCRAQGTAPHCGHLFARTEDPKPWPSAPVGAELRGWLSKSSTGFIFFDPRDAHDLVPTLAPVVEWACAQGIRNIIVRNEYRETWTAVLRPLGRRPLFVSDTIPRGVEQAQATLVLATGTFHREWSSEWAAALALNSVTIFALPHDSRDPTDPRRLLVETALRIPHLSIAEWREQYLV